In Geminicoccaceae bacterium, a single window of DNA contains:
- a CDS encoding ABC transporter permease, with product MEFSTILVQAFNLITSGDPALLEIIALSLKVTISAVAVACLIGLPLGAVVGAFTFPGRSLVTIILNALMGLPPVVVGLTVYLMLSAAGPLGWLALLYTPAAMVMAQVILVTPIVAALTRQVIEDLHSEYAEQFASLDVQPLDRVTALLWDARYSLLTVALAGFGRAVAEVGAVIIVGGNINHVTRVMTTTIALETSKGNLQLALALGMVLLAIVIAVNAAVMSLRASAARSAFV from the coding sequence ATGGAATTTTCCACCATTCTGGTCCAGGCCTTCAACCTGATCACAAGCGGCGATCCTGCACTGCTTGAGATCATCGCCCTTTCGTTGAAGGTGACGATCAGTGCCGTTGCCGTCGCCTGCCTCATCGGCCTGCCGCTGGGGGCCGTCGTCGGCGCCTTCACCTTTCCCGGCCGCAGTCTGGTCACGATCATCCTCAACGCTCTCATGGGCCTGCCGCCCGTCGTGGTCGGGCTTACCGTCTACCTGATGCTCTCGGCTGCGGGACCGCTGGGGTGGCTCGCCCTGCTTTATACACCGGCAGCCATGGTCATGGCACAGGTCATCCTCGTCACACCGATCGTCGCCGCCCTAACCCGCCAGGTCATCGAAGATCTCCACAGCGAATATGCCGAACAATTCGCATCGCTCGACGTGCAGCCGCTCGACCGCGTGACGGCACTGCTGTGGGATGCCCGCTACAGCCTGCTCACCGTCGCCCTCGCCGGCTTCGGCCGGGCCGTGGCGGAAGTGGGAGCGGTCATCATAGTCGGCGGCAACATCAACCACGTCACCCGGGTCATGACGACCACCATCGCTCTCGAAACGTCGAAGGGCAACCTGCAACTCGCCCTGGCGCTCGGCATGGTGCTGCTGGCCATCGTCATCGCCGTCAACGCCGCCGTCATGAGCCTTCGCGCGTCGGCCGCCCGCTCGGCATTCGTCTGA
- a CDS encoding glutamate--cysteine ligase, translating into MSAPPEGQGEPITDRRQLVEYFEQGCKPKADWRIGTEHEKFGFHKDTLRPLAYDEPGGIRDLLTGMAERFDWQPVEEAGKVIALKGEGGSITLEPGGQFELSGAPLQHIHHTCSEVHNHLSQVREIADPLNVGMLGMGFQPKWPRDEIPWMPKGRYRIMGAYMPKVGKLGLDMMLRTCTIQVNLDFSSEADMVKKLRVGLALQPVATALFANSPFSDGKPNGFLSYRSQIWTDTDPDRCGILPFVFEDGMGFERYAEHVLDVPMYFVYRDGQYIDASGQSFRDFLDGRLPALPGEKPTISDWADHITTLFPEARLKRYIEMRGADGGPWRNLCALPALWVGLLYDQGSLDAAWDLAKDWTIEEHEILRREVPKTALHTKFRNGTLQDIALRMMEIADAGLAARGVLDWDGSTDERKYIRGLWDIARSGTTRAEELLQRVETEWGGHVDPVFEAYAY; encoded by the coding sequence ATGTCCGCACCTCCGGAAGGTCAGGGTGAGCCCATCACCGACCGTCGGCAGCTTGTCGAGTATTTCGAGCAGGGCTGCAAACCCAAGGCGGACTGGCGTATCGGCACCGAGCACGAGAAATTCGGTTTCCACAAGGATACGCTGCGGCCGCTCGCCTATGATGAACCCGGCGGCATCCGCGACCTGCTCACCGGCATGGCCGAACGGTTCGACTGGCAACCGGTGGAAGAAGCCGGCAAGGTGATCGCCCTCAAGGGCGAAGGCGGTTCGATCACGCTTGAGCCGGGTGGCCAGTTCGAGCTCTCCGGTGCTCCGCTCCAGCACATTCACCACACCTGCAGCGAGGTTCACAATCACCTCTCGCAGGTACGCGAAATCGCCGATCCGCTCAATGTCGGCATGCTCGGCATGGGCTTCCAGCCCAAATGGCCGCGGGACGAGATCCCCTGGATGCCCAAGGGCCGCTACCGCATCATGGGCGCCTACATGCCCAAGGTGGGCAAACTCGGCCTCGACATGATGCTGCGTACCTGCACCATCCAGGTCAATCTCGATTTCTCGTCGGAAGCCGACATGGTGAAGAAGCTCCGGGTGGGGCTCGCCCTCCAGCCCGTGGCCACCGCGCTTTTCGCCAATTCACCGTTCTCCGATGGCAAACCCAACGGCTTCCTGAGCTACCGCAGCCAGATATGGACCGACACCGATCCCGACCGTTGCGGCATCCTGCCGTTCGTGTTCGAGGATGGCATGGGTTTCGAGCGCTATGCCGAGCACGTCCTCGACGTACCGATGTATTTCGTCTACCGCGATGGTCAATACATCGACGCCAGTGGACAATCCTTCCGCGACTTTCTCGACGGCCGATTGCCGGCGCTGCCCGGTGAAAAGCCAACCATCAGCGACTGGGCCGATCACATCACCACCCTGTTCCCCGAGGCCCGGCTCAAGCGCTACATCGAGATGCGTGGTGCCGACGGCGGTCCGTGGCGCAATCTGTGCGCCTTGCCGGCCCTCTGGGTCGGACTGCTCTACGACCAGGGCTCGCTCGACGCGGCATGGGATCTGGCGAAGGACTGGACCATCGAGGAGCACGAGATACTCCGTCGCGAGGTACCGAAGACCGCCCTGCACACGAAGTTCCGCAATGGCACCCTCCAGGACATCGCCCTGCGCATGATGGAGATCGCGGATGCCGGACTGGCCGCCCGCGGCGTGCTGGACTGGGACGGCAGCACCGATGAACGCAAGTACATTCGCGGCCTGTGGGACATCGCCCGGTCGGGTACCACCCGCGCCGAGGAACTGCTGCAACGGGTGGAGACCGAATGGGGCGGTCATGTCGACCCCGTGTTCGAGGCCTACGCCTACTGA
- a CDS encoding dihydroxy-acid dehydratase — translation MDDDRTGMRRGLTRYGDEAFSLYLRKAFIKAMGYSDDALSRPVVGIANTASAYNACHANVPQMIEAVRRGVMLAGGMPMEFPTLSLHEAFAFPTSMYLRNLMAMDTEEMLMALPMDACVLVGGCDKTVPAQLMAAASADIPAIQLVTGPMLSGTHKDSRLGACTDCRRFWADYRGGRIDEAEINEIEGRLVPTAGTCGVMGTASTMALMTEALGMMLPGGATIPAVTADRLRHAEAAGTQAMELVKRKLRPSDIITPQSLENALRMLLAVGGSTNGIVHLAAIAGRLGIRIDMRAFDRIGAETPVLVDLKPSGQHYMDDLHRAGGSGTILRELAPLLHRDCMTVTGRTLGEEIDALPAPFPQHVVRTRSAPIHSGGSIAFLEGNLAGDGAIIKQSACSRELLTHSGRAVVFDGLEDLAARIDADDLDVQAGDVLVLRNAGPKGAPGMPEAGYIPIPKKLAMQGIKDMVRISDCRMSGTAFGTIVLHATPEAAVGGPLALVETGDTITLDVPNRRLTLDIGDEAFEHRRAAWRPPAADPALRGYRRLHLEHVLQADEGADLDFLTRRPFTSSVP, via the coding sequence ATGGACGATGATCGAACGGGGATGCGGCGCGGTCTGACGCGCTATGGCGACGAGGCGTTCTCGCTCTACCTGCGCAAGGCCTTCATCAAGGCCATGGGCTATTCGGACGACGCCCTGTCGCGGCCGGTGGTCGGCATCGCCAATACGGCGTCGGCCTACAACGCCTGTCACGCCAACGTGCCGCAGATGATCGAGGCGGTCCGGCGCGGGGTGATGCTCGCCGGCGGAATGCCCATGGAATTCCCGACCCTCTCGCTGCATGAGGCCTTTGCATTTCCCACCAGCATGTATCTGCGCAACCTGATGGCGATGGATACCGAGGAGATGCTGATGGCCCTGCCGATGGATGCCTGCGTTCTCGTCGGCGGCTGTGACAAGACCGTTCCGGCCCAGCTCATGGCCGCTGCCAGTGCCGACATTCCCGCCATCCAGCTCGTCACCGGGCCGATGCTGTCCGGAACCCACAAGGACTCCCGACTCGGCGCCTGCACCGACTGCCGGCGCTTCTGGGCCGATTATCGCGGTGGACGCATCGACGAGGCCGAGATCAACGAGATCGAGGGGCGACTGGTTCCGACAGCCGGAACCTGCGGTGTCATGGGCACCGCGTCGACCATGGCCCTCATGACCGAGGCGTTGGGCATGATGCTTCCCGGCGGGGCCACCATCCCGGCCGTGACCGCCGACCGGCTCCGCCATGCCGAAGCTGCCGGCACGCAGGCGATGGAACTGGTGAAACGGAAACTGAGGCCGTCCGACATCATCACACCCCAATCCCTGGAAAACGCGCTGCGCATGTTGCTGGCGGTGGGCGGCTCGACCAACGGCATCGTCCATCTGGCCGCCATTGCCGGACGACTCGGCATCCGCATCGACATGCGCGCATTCGACCGGATCGGAGCCGAAACGCCCGTGCTGGTCGACCTCAAGCCCAGCGGTCAGCACTACATGGACGATCTGCACCGTGCCGGCGGCAGCGGGACGATCCTGCGGGAGCTCGCGCCGCTCCTGCACCGCGACTGCATGACCGTGACCGGGCGCACGCTGGGCGAGGAAATCGACGCCCTGCCCGCCCCCTTCCCCCAGCATGTCGTCCGTACACGCAGCGCGCCCATCCATTCCGGCGGCAGCATCGCCTTCCTCGAAGGCAATCTTGCCGGTGACGGAGCGATCATCAAGCAATCGGCATGCAGCCGGGAACTGCTGACCCACAGCGGTCGTGCCGTGGTATTCGACGGACTCGAGGATCTGGCCGCACGCATCGACGCCGACGACCTTGACGTTCAGGCTGGCGATGTCCTCGTCCTGCGCAATGCCGGACCGAAGGGGGCTCCCGGAATGCCCGAAGCGGGGTACATCCCCATTCCGAAAAAGCTGGCGATGCAAGGTATCAAGGACATGGTACGCATCTCCGATTGCCGCATGAGCGGGACGGCCTTCGGCACCATCGTCCTTCATGCCACACCGGAGGCCGCCGTCGGCGGGCCGCTGGCGCTGGTCGAAACCGGCGACACGATCACGCTCGACGTCCCCAACCGCCGGCTGACGCTGGACATCGGCGACGAGGCGTTCGAACACCGCCGCGCCGCATGGCGGCCGCCGGCGGCCGATCCCGCACTGCGCGGGTACCGCAGGCTGCATCTGGAGCATGTCCTGCAGGCCGATGAGGGAGCCGATCTCGACTTTCTCACCCGACGGCCATTCACCAGCTCGGTTCCGTAG
- a CDS encoding GNAT family N-acetyltransferase has protein sequence MATIKAGAEAFSLSVMMLADTPREQLDAEALAIYQIFAEREREFGFGPNVMVEYPPIGESQTSGFLTDPVGYIATRVAELQKSRSISRIVILTTYGQQLLGPLSAAGYTPAWIDMPAGPDHTYAFTRDLENQATEGCVLYLEAVDEADDKIRPAFVVRLADVDGHLRGGACGSIHERDGKRFAYLATLSLVPGLPPTTGTRLAEAVFDILRRQDVTVLHLGTQTAGRFYEKLGFRVTHRLVKGLRTRVSGSGELLSDDLVMMSLDLLNANAVSIEICES, from the coding sequence GTGGCGACGATAAAAGCGGGTGCTGAAGCATTCAGCCTGAGCGTCATGATGCTGGCCGATACGCCGCGCGAGCAACTCGATGCGGAAGCCCTCGCCATCTATCAGATCTTCGCCGAGCGCGAACGCGAATTCGGGTTCGGCCCGAATGTCATGGTCGAATATCCCCCGATCGGGGAATCGCAAACAAGCGGCTTTCTCACTGATCCTGTTGGCTACATCGCCACGCGTGTGGCCGAGCTTCAAAAGAGCCGGTCAATCTCGCGAATTGTCATCCTGACAACCTATGGCCAGCAATTGCTCGGACCGCTCTCTGCCGCCGGCTACACACCTGCATGGATCGATATGCCGGCTGGCCCTGACCATACATACGCGTTCACCCGGGATCTTGAGAACCAGGCGACGGAAGGATGCGTGCTCTATCTCGAAGCGGTCGACGAGGCGGATGACAAAATCCGTCCCGCATTTGTCGTCAGGCTGGCCGATGTCGATGGCCACCTCCGTGGCGGCGCTTGCGGTTCGATCCATGAGCGCGACGGGAAACGCTTCGCCTATCTCGCGACCCTGTCGCTGGTGCCGGGACTGCCGCCCACAACTGGCACCCGTCTCGCCGAGGCAGTCTTCGACATTCTACGCCGACAAGACGTGACCGTCCTGCATCTCGGCACGCAAACAGCGGGCCGATTCTACGAGAAACTCGGCTTTCGGGTCACGCACCGCCTGGTGAAGGGATTGCGTACACGCGTATCGGGTAGCGGGGAGCTTCTGAGCGATGACCTCGTGATGATGAGCCTCGATCTTCTCAACGCAAATGCCGTCTCTATCGAAATTTGCGAGTCCTGA
- a CDS encoding extracellular solute-binding protein, with amino-acid sequence MTRRHALRQTLLALATLAGIAAGLAAPPAHAADDNFIVVQSTTSTQNSGLFDHLLPMFTDKTGIEVRVVAVGTGQAIKNAANGDGDVLFVHAKAAEEKFVADGDGVRRFDVMYNDFVIVGPAADPAHVKGMKDAVPALEAIAGAEAPFASRGDDSGTNKAELRLWKKTDINIEAASGGWYRETGSGMGATLNAATGMGAYTLTDRATWISFKNKGDFEILVEGDPALFNQYGITLVNPAKHPNVKAELGQQFIDWILSPEGQDAIAGYRIDGQQLFFPNASH; translated from the coding sequence ATGACCCGACGCCACGCGCTCCGGCAAACCCTGCTGGCCCTTGCGACCCTCGCGGGCATCGCTGCCGGGCTCGCCGCTCCCCCGGCCCATGCGGCCGACGACAACTTCATCGTCGTGCAGTCGACCACATCGACCCAGAACTCCGGACTGTTCGACCATCTCCTGCCGATGTTCACCGACAAGACGGGCATCGAGGTCCGCGTGGTGGCGGTGGGAACCGGTCAGGCCATCAAGAACGCCGCCAACGGCGACGGCGATGTCCTGTTCGTTCACGCGAAGGCGGCCGAAGAGAAGTTCGTGGCCGACGGTGATGGCGTCAGGCGCTTCGATGTCATGTACAACGACTTCGTCATCGTCGGCCCGGCAGCCGATCCCGCCCATGTCAAGGGCATGAAGGATGCCGTGCCCGCGCTGGAGGCCATAGCCGGCGCCGAGGCTCCCTTCGCCTCACGCGGCGACGACAGCGGCACCAACAAGGCGGAGCTCAGGCTCTGGAAGAAGACCGACATCAACATCGAGGCGGCTTCCGGCGGCTGGTATCGCGAAACCGGCTCGGGCATGGGAGCCACGCTGAATGCCGCCACGGGCATGGGAGCCTATACCCTCACCGACCGCGCCACCTGGATCTCGTTCAAGAACAAGGGTGACTTCGAAATCCTCGTCGAGGGCGATCCCGCACTGTTCAACCAGTACGGCATCACGCTGGTCAATCCGGCGAAGCACCCGAACGTGAAGGCCGAACTGGGTCAGCAGTTCATCGACTGGATCCTTTCGCCCGAGGGGCAGGACGCCATCGCCGGTTACAGGATCGACGGTCAGCAACTCTTCTTCCCCAACGCCTCGCACTGA
- a CDS encoding YdiU family protein: protein MSDFGLTFDNSFFRQLEGFHVPMRATPSPSPRLVRMNCELAAELGMRLDGVDPHVLASALSGTSPMAGSDPLAMVYAGHQFGGFSPQLGDGRALLLGEVIDTHGVRRDIHLKGSGRTPFSRGGDGKAVLGPVLREYLIGEAMYALGIPTTRALAAITTGEEVMREQPEPGAILVRVAQSHLRVGTFQYFAARGAHGQVRQLANYAIERHYPELEPSDDRYLLLFAEVMQRQAFLVAQWMLVGFVHGVMNTDNMTISGETIDYGPCAFIDAFDQAAVFSSIDEGGRYAYGNQPGIAQWNLARFAETLVPLIDPDDADKAVSKLTDTINRFPQLYVEAWLSGMRAKLGLTTAREEDLSLAHDLIKAMDAQRVDFTLLFRRLAGAVQGDVEPARALFADPALFDGWHDRWNERIAVEGNVSSMERVAAMNRVNPLYIARNHKVEEALSAARCGDLAPFDRLLEAIGKPFEERPGFEEFAQPAPAGFGPYRTFCGT, encoded by the coding sequence GTGAGCGATTTTGGCCTGACATTCGACAACAGCTTTTTCAGGCAGCTGGAAGGCTTCCATGTGCCGATGCGGGCGACGCCGTCGCCGTCGCCCCGGCTGGTGCGGATGAATTGCGAGCTTGCCGCCGAACTGGGGATGCGACTTGATGGGGTCGATCCTCATGTGCTGGCCAGCGCGTTGTCGGGAACATCCCCGATGGCTGGTTCCGATCCGTTGGCGATGGTCTATGCCGGACACCAGTTCGGCGGTTTCAGCCCGCAACTCGGCGATGGGCGCGCCCTGCTGCTGGGCGAGGTGATCGATACCCACGGCGTGCGCCGTGATATTCATCTCAAGGGCTCGGGCCGCACGCCCTTCTCGCGAGGCGGCGATGGCAAGGCGGTGCTGGGGCCGGTACTGCGGGAATATCTCATTGGCGAGGCCATGTACGCCCTGGGAATTCCCACCACCCGGGCGCTTGCCGCGATCACTACCGGCGAGGAGGTGATGCGCGAACAGCCGGAACCGGGGGCGATCCTCGTGCGGGTGGCGCAAAGTCATCTGCGTGTGGGGACATTCCAGTACTTTGCAGCACGAGGCGCACACGGTCAGGTGCGCCAGCTGGCCAACTATGCCATCGAACGACATTATCCCGAACTGGAGCCATCCGACGACCGTTATCTGCTGCTGTTTGCGGAGGTCATGCAAAGGCAGGCATTCCTCGTCGCGCAATGGATGCTTGTGGGGTTCGTTCATGGCGTGATGAACACCGACAACATGACAATATCCGGCGAAACCATCGACTACGGCCCCTGCGCCTTCATCGACGCCTTCGATCAGGCAGCCGTGTTCAGCTCCATTGACGAGGGCGGACGCTACGCCTATGGCAACCAGCCGGGTATCGCCCAGTGGAACCTCGCCCGTTTCGCAGAAACCCTGGTGCCGCTCATCGACCCGGACGATGCCGACAAGGCGGTGTCGAAGCTGACCGACACGATCAACCGTTTCCCCCAGCTCTACGTGGAGGCATGGCTTTCCGGCATGCGGGCGAAGCTCGGCCTGACGACCGCGCGGGAGGAAGACCTGTCGCTGGCTCATGATCTCATCAAGGCGATGGACGCCCAGCGTGTCGATTTCACCCTGCTGTTTCGCCGTCTTGCCGGTGCCGTGCAGGGCGATGTCGAACCCGCTCGGGCACTTTTCGCCGATCCGGCATTGTTCGACGGATGGCATGATCGCTGGAACGAGCGTATCGCGGTTGAGGGAAACGTGTCATCCATGGAGCGCGTGGCTGCCATGAATCGCGTCAATCCACTGTATATCGCCCGCAATCACAAGGTCGAGGAGGCATTGTCCGCCGCCCGATGCGGCGATCTCGCACCATTCGACCGGCTGCTCGAAGCGATCGGCAAACCTTTCGAGGAGCGGCCGGGGTTCGAGGAATTCGCCCAGCCTGCGCCCGCCGGTTTCGGCCCCTACCGAACCTTCTGCGGCACCTGA
- a CDS encoding ATP-binding cassette domain-containing protein, protein MDETNPVTCFTPLPLAGFGSRGAALIETRDLIYEAGGKRLVDHVDLIIEPGRRTVIMGANGSGKSLLLRLLHGLIVPTSGAIMWKGEPLDRAARRAQAMVFQRPVMLRRSVLANLQFALAVRGFRGAERNRRIADAVRAARLEHVIHRPARVLSGGEQQRLAIARAIACSPELLFLDEPSASLDPASTLAIEQQILAAHERGVTTVLVTHDQGQARRLAQDILFMHHGRLVESGPAAQILDQPRSRAAREWLEGRLPSDDDNPNP, encoded by the coding sequence ATGGACGAGACGAACCCGGTCACCTGCTTCACGCCCCTGCCGCTGGCCGGTTTCGGCTCCCGCGGTGCCGCCCTGATCGAAACCCGCGACCTCATCTATGAAGCCGGCGGCAAGCGGCTTGTCGATCATGTCGACCTCATCATAGAACCGGGCCGGCGCACCGTGATCATGGGGGCCAACGGCAGCGGCAAGAGCCTGCTGCTGCGCCTGCTCCACGGTCTCATCGTCCCGACCTCGGGTGCCATAATGTGGAAAGGCGAACCGCTCGACCGTGCTGCCCGTCGCGCGCAGGCCATGGTGTTCCAGCGTCCCGTCATGTTGCGGCGCTCGGTCCTGGCGAACCTGCAATTCGCGCTCGCCGTGCGCGGGTTCCGCGGCGCGGAACGCAATCGCCGCATCGCCGATGCCGTGCGTGCCGCCCGCCTTGAGCACGTCATTCACCGCCCGGCCCGTGTCCTTTCCGGCGGCGAACAGCAGCGCCTCGCCATCGCCCGGGCCATTGCCTGCAGCCCCGAACTGCTGTTCCTCGACGAACCCAGCGCCAGCCTCGACCCCGCCTCGACGCTGGCCATCGAACAGCAGATCCTGGCGGCACATGAACGCGGTGTCACCACCGTGCTCGTCACCCACGACCAGGGCCAGGCACGGCGGCTCGCCCAGGACATCCTGTTCATGCATCATGGCCGTTTGGTCGAATCCGGCCCGGCTGCGCAGATCCTCGACCAGCCCCGCTCCAGGGCCGCCCGCGAGTGGCTCGAAGGCCGGCTGCCATCCGATGACGACAATCCGAACCCGTGA
- a CDS encoding ParA family protein, protein MTTATVITIAQQKGGAGKTTVAAQLATGFAERGRNVALVDIDPQGSLTEWMKVREHQARDAREIRFSMVGGWRLDAELDRMRRDHEFIIVDSPPHAESDAKNAIKAARLVIIPVQPSPLDIWASKVTVETAVREGIRPALLMNRVPPRGRSLDQALATIERDGYPALTTRFGNRQAFVTSLAKGLGVVESDPKSPATDECRALVAETLALIN, encoded by the coding sequence ATGACCACCGCCACAGTCATCACCATCGCCCAGCAGAAGGGTGGCGCCGGCAAGACCACCGTTGCGGCCCAGCTCGCGACCGGTTTCGCCGAACGGGGCCGCAACGTCGCACTGGTCGACATCGATCCCCAGGGCAGCCTTACCGAATGGATGAAGGTGCGCGAGCATCAGGCTCGCGACGCGCGGGAGATCCGGTTCTCCATGGTGGGCGGATGGCGTCTCGATGCCGAGCTCGACAGGATGCGCCGCGATCACGAGTTCATCATCGTCGACAGCCCGCCCCATGCCGAAAGCGATGCAAAGAACGCGATCAAGGCGGCACGCCTCGTCATCATTCCCGTGCAGCCGAGCCCGCTCGACATATGGGCTTCGAAGGTCACCGTGGAGACGGCCGTACGCGAGGGAATCCGCCCGGCGTTGCTGATGAACCGCGTGCCGCCCCGGGGCAGGAGCCTCGATCAGGCCCTTGCGACAATCGAGCGTGACGGCTATCCGGCACTGACCACGCGTTTCGGCAATCGGCAGGCCTTTGTTACCAGTCTCGCGAAAGGACTGGGAGTTGTGGAGAGCGATCCGAAAAGCCCGGCGACAGACGAATGCAGGGCACTCGTCGCCGAGACCCTTGCCCTGATCAACTAG